A genomic segment from Chlorogloeopsis sp. ULAP01 encodes:
- a CDS encoding HAMP domain-containing sensor histidine kinase, producing the protein MLYKILVIGRRRNQIVARIVDSLQQPSYVVITKSTIPNTLENIDLIVNATFKLATVYCPGKPVIKVVQSADDLNCASDFDDFLVYPFTPFELLRRVDLCLCRHTDYLRKLPQYLEILSHDVYHPLKAVNFVLGLAKAGNYSHSPEQLHSVLDTSCSTITTALGILAELKSELSLLSGRKIESINISQLLYSIHAQFLDYAIAQYINFTLLVEPEAVDICIYANYNHLWRMVCNLVVNAFKYTQWGGFVTIKLDVQVAGFLRLTVQDTGVGMTSIQLQQLNVDLGGISLGDSFSIISPEVLPTVDIFAANGKRFTQQKSLQATGDLDTKRSRKPYERISQSASSFMLNGTESHVTPVGLGLRTVKYVADCYQASVSVSSQVGEGSKFCVIFNLEANFQCYSTCKHLTCG; encoded by the coding sequence GTGCTGTATAAAATTCTGGTAATTGGCAGGAGGCGCAATCAAATTGTTGCAAGGATTGTTGATAGCTTGCAGCAGCCAAGTTATGTGGTGATTACTAAGTCTACTATTCCCAATACTTTGGAAAATATAGACTTGATAGTGAATGCCACTTTTAAATTAGCGACTGTTTATTGTCCTGGTAAGCCAGTTATCAAGGTTGTGCAATCAGCAGATGATTTGAATTGTGCTTCTGACTTTGATGATTTTTTAGTGTATCCTTTTACACCATTTGAACTTTTGCGGCGGGTGGATTTATGTCTTTGCAGGCATACTGATTACCTCCGAAAGCTTCCCCAGTATTTAGAGATTTTGTCCCATGATGTTTACCACCCTTTGAAGGCAGTTAACTTTGTCTTGGGTTTGGCAAAGGCGGGTAATTATAGTCATAGTCCTGAGCAGTTACATTCTGTACTAGATACTTCCTGCTCTACTATTACCACTGCTTTGGGTATTCTTGCCGAGTTGAAGAGTGAGTTAAGCTTGTTATCAGGTAGGAAGATTGAATCTATCAATATTTCTCAACTTTTATATTCTATCCATGCTCAGTTTCTCGACTATGCGATCGCGCAGTATATCAACTTTACCCTATTGGTTGAGCCTGAAGCCGTTGATATATGCATATACGCAAACTATAACCATCTTTGGCGGATGGTTTGTAACTTGGTTGTTAATGCTTTTAAGTATACCCAGTGGGGCGGTTTTGTTACTATCAAGCTTGATGTCCAAGTAGCTGGTTTCCTCCGCTTGACGGTTCAAGATACTGGTGTGGGTATGACCTCAATACAGTTACAGCAGTTGAATGTTGATTTGGGAGGAATTTCTCTGGGAGATTCTTTTTCTATTATCTCACCAGAAGTACTCCCCACTGTGGATATTTTTGCAGCGAACGGGAAGCGCTTTACCCAACAGAAATCTTTACAAGCAACGGGCGATTTGGACACAAAACGTTCTCGTAAACCATATGAACGGATTAGCCAGTCTGCTAGTTCCTTTATGCTTAATGGTACTGAATCTCATGTGACTCCTGTAGGTTTGGGCTTGCGTACAGTTAAGTATGTTGCAGATTGTTACCAGGCTAGTGTAAGCGTGTCTTCCCAAGTTGGAGAAGGCTCAAAATTTTGTGTAATCTTTAATTTAGAGGCGAATTTTCAATGTTATTCTACGTGTAAACACTTAACTTGTGGATAA
- a CDS encoding DUF6753 family protein produces MSKVTNFSTENNPNKEELEKEKEYIEVLIAKSGMKPSDPLFKLYAQMGTTQYAIMQLPGKLDTVIAGWTLEVDKTLKDAAEVAIVQQRSAIAKAAQELIRKQNASSSLATGLGSLDVSNFKLAQISLILGYVLALGVAIGAFTFNMAIASQSSGKSPVTANLKPEDATLLEWAKSKEGRDARQIYKRNAGIIRTCRQGKNPGGCIIDASNQK; encoded by the coding sequence ATGAGCAAAGTTACAAATTTTTCTACAGAAAATAACCCTAATAAAGAGGAGTTAGAAAAAGAGAAAGAGTATATTGAGGTGTTGATAGCTAAGTCGGGAATGAAGCCATCCGATCCTTTGTTTAAGTTGTACGCTCAGATGGGTACTACTCAATACGCAATTATGCAGCTACCTGGCAAACTTGATACTGTGATAGCAGGCTGGACGTTGGAGGTTGATAAGACACTCAAGGATGCTGCTGAGGTAGCGATCGTCCAGCAGAGGAGTGCGATCGCTAAAGCAGCCCAAGAGTTGATAAGGAAGCAAAATGCCAGTTCTTCTTTAGCTACTGGGTTAGGTTCACTTGATGTTAGTAACTTTAAGCTAGCTCAAATTAGTCTTATTTTAGGTTACGTTCTGGCGTTGGGTGTGGCTATAGGGGCTTTTACTTTCAATATGGCTATAGCTTCCCAATCTAGTGGTAAGTCCCCTGTTACAGCTAATCTTAAGCCTGAAGATGCCACACTTCTAGAGTGGGCTAAATCTAAAGAAGGGCGTGATGCTCGGCAAATTTATAAGAGAAATGCTGGTATTATTCGGACTTGCCGCCAAGGTAAGAATCCCGGTGGCTGTATCATTGATGCTAGCAATCAAAAATAA
- a CDS encoding response regulator transcription factor: protein MKHIKTVLVEDHHIFRLGLKAVLEGTNQIKVCGETGYGKEALSIIKNTDPDVVIVDVGLPDVSGIKVVEQIRNIYLNKIKIIIVTANRDKKAIKEVFKKGATSFFSKSNEENKIVEAVLTTYKGESWIDPHIHTIVAEAMWEFNNEIPREIITKREYDVLKLLAKGLTYEEMANKLCLEISTVRSHAHRIISKLDKPEEGEITEKYKPTRGKAVCEALRLGILSPEDLTEKIYKEAKEFAPNCDKNKFFAA, encoded by the coding sequence ATGAAACATATAAAAACTGTCCTAGTTGAAGACCATCATATATTCAGACTAGGTTTAAAAGCTGTATTAGAAGGAACGAACCAAATTAAGGTTTGTGGGGAAACAGGATACGGAAAAGAAGCCCTAAGTATAATTAAAAATACAGATCCAGATGTAGTAATTGTTGATGTAGGGCTACCTGATGTAAGTGGAATAAAAGTAGTTGAACAAATTAGAAATATTTATTTAAATAAAATTAAGATTATCATCGTAACAGCAAACCGAGACAAGAAGGCAATAAAAGAAGTGTTCAAGAAAGGAGCAACTTCTTTTTTTAGTAAAAGCAATGAAGAAAATAAAATCGTCGAGGCAGTTTTAACTACCTACAAAGGTGAATCTTGGATTGATCCACATATACACACAATAGTAGCAGAAGCTATGTGGGAATTTAATAACGAAATCCCTAGAGAAATAATTACAAAGCGCGAATACGATGTACTAAAATTACTAGCCAAGGGGCTTACCTACGAAGAAATGGCCAACAAGCTTTGCTTAGAAATTAGTACTGTGCGCTCGCACGCACACCGAATAATTAGTAAACTCGACAAACCAGAAGAAGGAGAGATAACAGAAAAATATAAACCCACTAGGGGGAAAGCTGTATGTGAGGCTCTCAGGTTGGGAATACTCAGTCCAGAAGATTTAACGGAAAAAATATACAAAGAAGCGAAAGAATTTGCTCCTAATTGCGATAAAAATAAATTTTTTGCTGCGTGA